From Acidianus brierleyi:
ATTCTCAGCCAGATAGAATATTCGCTGATGATGAAACTTACTCTAGGGAAAAGAATATTCTAAAAGAGTATAGAATATGGAAAGACGAAACTAAAAACGAGTTTATAAAACCATATGATTATATGGAGAACGAAGTTGGTCTAATTTACTATTATGCAGGAATAGCAGGAAGGACAATGCAAGTTCTTCATAGTGCTAATAGAGTTGGACTTAATTCGGCTTCCCTTTATTCCGCTATTAATCTTCATAATATTTCAACAATACTAACTGTCCCATTAGCTCACGTTTTAGGAAACAGTGTATTAGGAATAGTATTAGAAGATGGAGGATCCTTATATGTAATGAAAAAGTTTGATGCAAAACAAACTATAGATATAATTAATAAGTACTCTATGAATTTTCTAGCTACTGTACCTATGGTTTATGACGCATTAATTAAAGAAAATGGAAAATTAGATAGCTTAGAATTATGTATAAGTACTGCGGCACCACTTTTTCCTTCTACAATTAATGGATTTAAGGAAAAGTTTGGTAAGGATATAGTGCAACAATACGGTTTTACAGAAGGTTTAGTAATTACTTTTCAACCAAAAGAATTTTCAAAAGTTATAAGCATAGGCAAACCGTTACCTAATGCAGAAATTAAAGTAGTAAAGGATGACGGTAAAGAGGCAAAACTTGGAGAGACAGGCGAACTTTGGGTTAAAGCTCCATGGCTAATGTTAGGCTATAAGGATATCGAAGAAACTGCCAAGGTATTTAATGAAGGATGGTTAAAAACTGGTGACCTAGTAAGTTATGATAGTAACGGATTACTTTATTTTAGGGGAATAAAGAAAAGAATGCTTAAGTATAAGGGGTATCCTATATTTCCAAGAGATTTAGAAGAAATTCTAAAGTCTAATTCTAATGTTATTGATGCCCTTGTATTTGGGGAAGATTCTGGAAATTTAGGTTCTCAACCAGTTGCAAAAGTAGTAGTAAAGAATAGAAAATCTAATCTTGAAGAAGAACTACTTAATTATGTTAATTCGAAAGTCGCATTTTATAAAAGGCTAAAGAAGATATATATTGTGGATAAAATTGAGTGAACTAGATAATTTAATAAAAGAAATTTCGGAAAAGCTACAAAGAAAAGGAGAAGATTTTTTAGGATCAAAAGAGGCTTTAACGATTACAATAACGGATCAGAATATCAATGAGATAATATCTAAGAACAAGGTTGTGTTAATAGACTTCTGGGCACAATGGTGTTCTCCATGCCACCTATACGAACCAATATTCGATAAGGTAGCTGAAAAATATAAGGGTAGAGCTATTTTCGGTAGACTTAATGTGGATGAAAATCCAAAAACTGCAGATGAGTATCAAGTTTTAAACATACCAACAACGCTAATTTTCGTAGACGGCAAAGTTGTTGATAGCATTGTTGGAGCAGTAGATGAAACTACGCTAGAAAGTACATTGGCGAAATATATATGATAGAAACAAAGTTAGAAAAACATTTTAAGAATTTTATTTTAAATTCAGAACTAAATGATGCTGGAATTATATGTATTACAGGAAATAACGGCAGTGGAAAGACTACATTTCTCAATTTATTATTAGGAATATATAAGCCAGATAAAGGATATGTCAAGATTAATAATAAAGATATAACTAAGTTGCCGGTGGAAAAAAGGAGAATAGCATTTGTTAATCAAGATAGCTATATACCAGAGTTAACTGTAGATTCACATATTTTATGGGGAGCTAAATTAAGGAAAATAAAGATTGATGATAACGAGATTAAAGATCTAAAAGAAGCTTTAGGTATAAAATTCTCTGGGAAAGTAAAAAATTTAAGTTTAGGTCAGAAAGAAAGAGTGGCAATTCTTACAGCAATATTATCTAAACCTTATTTTTTACTAGTAGATGAGGCATTTTCAAATATTAGCGATAAAAAGGATTTCCTATCTAAATTAATAGAAATTCTAAAAAAATATGATATTGAAATGATATTCACTACACAAGATTTAGAGGATGTTAAATTTTCAGAAAAACATTACATAATGAATAGGGGTATTCTTCGAAAAAGTTTTTAATTTTAATTATACTGGAAAGGCCTTAAAACAATAAAGTAGTTACAAAAAAATATAAATAAATAAATAGTTTTCATACTTTATCTTCTATAAGCTTTTATACTCTTTAACAAAACGGCTTAACATGCCATCAAATGCGGAAGAAGCATTAAAGTTTCTAAAAGATAATAAAATCGAGTGGGTAGATTTGCAATTTACTGATCTGCCTGGTAGATTACAACATGTTACTATTCCAGCTTCAGATTTCGACGAAAATAGCTTCAAAGAAGGTTTTGGAAAACTTGATGGAAGCAGTATAAGAGGATTTACTATGATATATGAAAGCGACATGATTCTACAACCAATACCACAGACTATGTCAATAATACCTTGGATGAATGGTGTTGCGAGAGTACTAACAAAAGTATATTGGGGAGGAGGAAAAGGAAGATTTGAAAGAGATCCTAGGTTCATTGCAGAAGAAGCTGAAAGAACACAAGAAGAGCAGGGTTATACTTCGTTTTTTGGGCCAGAACTGGAATTCTTCATATTTGATAGAGTAGATTTAGACGTAGCACTTCCTCAAAGTGGAACTGGTTATAAAATATACGCTAGAGAGTCTCCATGGCACGATAATGGAGGTTTTATGATAAGATATAAAGAAGGATACTATCCAGCCCCTCCAATAGATCAATTAATGGACATAAGAGTAGAGGCAGTTGATACATTAACAAAGTATTTTGGATTCATAATAGAAGCTACTCATCACGAAGTTGCTACCGCAGGCCAAGGAGAAATAGATTTTAGATTTTCGACATTAGCAGACACTGCAGATAAAGTTCAAACGTTAAAGTATGTTCTTAAAAACGTAGCTGCTAAGCATAATATGGTTGCAACTTTTATGCCAAAGCCAATGTATGGAGATAACGGAACTGGAATGCACACTCATTTTAGCTTATGGACAAAAGACACAAAAAAGAACTTAATGTATGATCCTAATGACGAATATGCTGAAATAAGCCAGACTGGAAGATATGCCATTGGAGGAATTTTGACTCACGCTAGAGCTCTTTCTGCAATAGTTTCTCCAACAGTAAATAGCTATAGAAGATTAGTTCCAGGATTTGAAGCACCAGTATATACTGCATGGAGCAAATCTAATAGAAGCGCTATAATAAGAGTACCGTCTTATTATAGAGGAATGGAAAAAGCTAAAAGAATTGAATACAGAGCTCCAGATCCTTCAACTAATCCCTATCTAGCATTTTCCGCAATATTAATGGCTGCATTAGATGGTGTAAATAAAAAGATAGATCCAGGAGATCCAGTTGATGAGAATATTTATCACTTAACTCCAGATAAAAGAAAAGAACTAGGAATAAGAGAATTGCCTAGATCTTTAGACGAAGCCTTAGATGAACTAGAGAGCGATAATGAGTTCCTTAAACCAGTTTTCAATTCATCAATGTTAAATGTATATGTTGACCTTAAAAGAGACGAGGCAAAAACATTACAAATGTATCCTCATCCAATGGAACTATATTATTACATGGACTCCTAAGGTAAGTAAATACCAGATTTTTTTAGATATTTATATACTTCGTTTAAGTCTAAATAACTATCAAATTCATAGTTATTAATTGCCTTTTTCATTATACTATAGTCTTCTCCTATTAGATTTGCGTATTCTGGTATCCATCTATCTTTAGACTCTAAGAACCACGAAAAAGAACTTTCATAAAGATTCTTGATTTTTTCTTCATCTAGATCTGACCTTATAGCCATAGTACAACAATGTACAGGCTCGAAAACATGGCTTATCTTATTTCCTTGATCCTTTAGAATAGAAAGATAAGGTTCCCATATAGCTATGGATTTTATCTTTTTTTCTTGAAAATTAGAGACTAGATCTTCTGGAGAATTAAAAGGGACTATTTTAACATCCTTAAAATCTGCTATAGTCCATGTTTCCATGCTAGAAAGTACTGTAGAACCTACTTCGCATGATTCGCCTATTATGCCTGCGCCTCCCTTTGCACCTCCAGCTATTATCTTTATATCAAAGGCTTTTGAAAAAATAATCTGAGAGACTACTGGAGAGAAGCCTATATCAAGCTTTCCTAGCGCTAAGTCTCTAGTAACGTCTATTCCGTTCTTATATATTATTATACTAGGTGAATATCCACTATCCTTCAGCTTTTTGTAAAAAGGCATTATAAAAGGATATTCGGCAGCTTTTATTATACCGATTTTTATTATTCTGGATTTGAGAGAAACTTCTAAACTTTTCCCAGCTATTATTTTCCTTGATATTATACCTTCCTTTTCTAATTCCGAAAGTATCTCTGAAACTCTGCTTTTGGATATGCCAGATAATTTAACTAAGTCAGTCTGAAGCAGAGAACCATTTTTTGATAATAAATCGATAATTATATCTCGTCCTTTCATTATTTATATTTTTATAAAAAGATCATATTAAACTTAAACTTTTATTAGACGAATCTAGCATCCTTAATACCTTATTAACTAGTGCCTTATCTTTCTTGAAAATTCCCCTAGTTGCTACAGATAATAGTTTAGCCTCCTTATCTTTAACTCCTCTTACATATACACACATATGCAAAGCATCTCCCATTACCATAACTCCTTTAGGTTTAATGTCGCTATTCATTAGCGCGTCTGCTATTTGGCTCACTAGCCTTTCTTGAATTTGAGGACGTGCTGAATAATAATTCACAATCCTAATGATCTTGCTAAATCCTGCAACCTTGCCATTTTCTCCAACAATATATGCTACGTGTATTTTGCCTATAAAAGGTAAAAGATGGTGTTCGCATAACGAAGAAAATTGTATATCTCTCAAAAGAATCAATTGATCTTCCTCGTAGTTCGTATCGTCCTCTTCATTCAGTTTAAATACCTTAATTGTAGGTTGAGATGTTCTTAAACCGTATGTCATATCTAGCAATGCCTTTGCGACTCTAGTTGGTGTTTCTTTTATTCCCTCTCTGTTTGGATTATCTCCCAAAAGTTCTATTATTTCTTTAACGCGCTTCGCTATCTCTTCTACTAGTTTTTCTTGGTTTAATGATGTTTCCATACCTTTAAATGTTAGAGGAGATTGCTATAAATATATTTATTTTAAAAAATCTTATAGTAATTTATAAGCAGTTTCTAAAACTTCTGGTTTTCCAGATGTTACTATCATTGTATCTTCTATTCTTACGCCATATTTACCCTTAATATAAATTCCAGGTTCAACAGTTATTACCATATTCTTCTTTAAAACATCATTAGAATTGAATGAGATATAAGGACTTTCGTGAACATCTATACCAACACCATGCCCAGTCGAATGAACAAAATATTTTCCAAATCCGTTTTTTTCTATTACATTTCTAGCAATTCTATCAATTTCAGAAGCCTTTATTCCATCAGATACTGCGTCTATAGCTTCTAATTGCGCTTCTAATACTATTTCGTAGATTTTCTTTAAATCGTTTGAAAATTTTTTAACTAGCAAAGTTCGTGTGCTATCAAAACAGTATCCCTGATATTTTGCTCCTATATCTATAACTACACTGTCTCCCTCCTTTATTACTCTATCTGTAGGTATGTGATGAGGTTCAGAAGAATTTTCTCCAGAAGCTACTATAGAAGGAAAAGCATAATCTTCTGCTCCCTCCGTTTTCATAGTATAATCAATAAGTCCTGATAATTGTTTCTCATTAACTTGTTCTGTTGCTTTATCAATAGCAATTCTCATAGCCACTGATGTTATTTCTCCAGATTTTTTTATTATATCAAGCTCTTCTAAATCTTTTATTGACCTTAATGCGGATATTTGTGAAGAAATATCTTTTAGTTCAAACTTACTACTTAACCGTAAATATGTGCTGGCATCTAGCGACGAAATATCTGCAAATATACTATTTCTACTAGTAATTTTTTCAATAGCATCAATAATCGATGTATATTGTATATCCTCGCTAACTTTTGTCGGATAATATATTTTCACATCCACTCCCTTAGTTTCTAATGCTCTATTCTCTTCTAGAAGAGGAGCTAAAAGGGTAGCTACTCCGTCGCAATACAATAAAACTCCTGCACCGTTATATCCAGTAAAATAAAAAATATTGGAACTTCCAAATATTGCTCCACATCCTTTTTCTATAATATTAGAGAGCTTGTTTATTCTCATATAACATATACTTGAAATTAGGCTCTCTAATAGATATTGCTATCTCAAAAGCATGCGTTATTACTTCTTCTTTTACATCGTCTTTCAAGTCTGCCTTTAATATACTGAAAATGTCAATAGTCTTATCAGTTTTATATAAACAAGTTTTCAATTTTCCATCTACTGTTAGTCTTATTCTATTACATCCTGCACAGAATATAGGATTAGAATAAGGTTTTACCATTTCTACTATTAGCCCTGATTTCAAATAATATCTAGGTCTAAAATGTTTATTTCGTATTACACTTTTAATAGAATTAGATTTTATATATTCTTCTATTTTGCTTAAACTTTCATGACATGAAAAAGACTCTTTCCCTAAGCCTACTGGATGTAACTCAATCAAATGGACTTCATTTACTCCAAGGTCTTCTGCTAGTTTCAAAAATTCTATAGTTTCTTCCTCATTTTTCTTATTAACCACAAAATTAAGCTTTACTGGTTTTAATCCAACTTCTACAGCTTTCCTTATTCCAGATATTACCTTGTCAAAGGCATCAACGCCAGTAATTTCCTTAAACTTAACTTTATCTATTGCGTGCAAACTTACATTAACTCTATCTAGTCCAGCATCTTTTAGTTTCTCAGCTAAAGTATTTAGTAAAACCCCATTAGTAGTCATTGAGACTTCTTTTATCCCTACTTTTTTTATTGAAGAAATTATTTCTGGTAAGTCTCGTCTTAATGTAGGTTCCCCTCCAGTTAATTTTACGTATTTTATACCAAATTTTGTAGCTACTTTAGTTACTAGAACTATATCATGAAGACTAAGTCCGTTCTGTTTTTCTTGACCTTCGCCTTCCATATGGCAGAAAAAACACGAAAAGTTACAAACATGAGTTAAGGTTATTCTTAAATCCTCTAATGGTCTTCCATATTTGTCAATCATTACCTTTATATTCTTACCTAAATAATAAAAAGTTGTATGAAAGACGTTCTTTGTCCAAGGTGTGGTATAAGAATGGAATTTATGGCAGAAGCTGAGGTTAGCGGAAGTAACAAGAAGGTAAGATATTTCTATAGATGTCCTGCATGCGGAACTAGAATATCAGAATCCGAAATGACAATAGAAAAGAAAGACGGCTATGTATCTATAAAAGTTCTCCAATAGTCTTCTTTAGAATATTTAAATGTAATGGAGGAAACAAACTCAGCAAAGCGATATTTTTTAAATTATTAATATATAGTAATTCTTCTTTTGTTGGAGAATATGAAATAAGGAATTCTCTTAAAATATTTTCATACTCTCCTATTTCGTACAAGAATTTATAACTAAGAAATAAAACAAACACTGCTAAATCCCATGCCCTATATTCCTTTGAGTCTGTCTTGATAGCTTGTTCTGCATCGATAACATATACAGAATCATTTATAAGAAAATTTTCAAATTTAGTATCTCCCATTGCAAACCCAGAATCATGTATATTTCTTAATGTTTTTCCTAACAATTTAAAGTCTTGAATTGTAGCAGGAATTTTGCCTTCTATAAATTCTCTTACTATGCAATTCTCACTAAAGTCAAAATCAATTAATCTTGGAACACTAATACCTTTCCAAGGATTTGTCAAGAAATCTATCTCTCTTCTCATTCTTTCGTTAGGATCTGCTACATAAGGATAAGATCTAAAAAGAGGAGTTATAAAAAACCATTTAAGAGATACATTTGAGCCATAACATTTTTTAACATATTTATTTCCATCATATCGAACTATTTTAGATTGTGTATAGAAAGTTCTAAAAATATTTTCTATGTTCATTGTATATAGAATAAAAAATATGCGTATTTAAATGTAAAACTCTGTAGTTGTATATCTTTACTTTATATCAAGTAAATCGGCCATCTCATCTATATACTTAAACATATCGTCTGGAAATACTACTACTGTAACCTTATCGTCACATATCTTATTGTACGCTGCTATGGTAGCACCTGCACTTAAGCCTATCAAAATTCCAGAAGTCCTTGCTATAGTTTTAACACCTTGAAAAGCCTCGGCTAAAGTTATATCTATTATTCTATCTATTATTGAAGACGAAATTAAACCATCGCCATCTTGCCTTTTTATACCAGGTATTCTTTCTCCTTTAGCTGGCTGGACCCCTATAATTTCTATATTACGATATTTTTCTTTAAAATATTTAGAGATGCCTGCTAGATGACCTCCAGTACCTGCAGTAGCTATTATACGTTCTGCTTTTTTCCCTATTGACTGTAGTTGTTCATCTATTTCCTTAGCAGTTGTTTCATAATGGGCTAACATATTTACTGGGTTTACAAATTGATTTAGATGCAGTGCTGAAGTAGACGAAGAATATTGTCTAACTAGTGGCAATAACTCCGTAGTAGTATTTCCAGCTTGAATAACGTTAGCTCCTAATATTCTCATAGCTACCTTGAATGTTTTAGGGGCAACAGATGGAATAAATGCAGTAAATTTCTTGTTAAAAATAGCAGAAAATGCTGAAAGTGATATACCTACGTTACCTGAGGTGGCCTCTACTATCTCATTAGCATTATTATCTAACGCTTCCCTAAATAAGAACCATGCAGTTCTATCTTTTATGCTTCTACTAAAGGGATTATAGTACTCTAGTTTAGCCCAAACATCTTTACCAACTTTTAACTTCAGTAGAGGAGTAGGCCACATTCCTTCTAATAGTTCTATAGAGTCTTGAAAAACATGCAGATCTTTTGACACAATACGCATCTACCCATCATTAAATTATATTCAGCATATATAAAGTGCTATCTCTTTAGTTTAAGTCTTATTAGTGTCTCACTTCCATTTTTTTCGTATCCTAAAAACTCATTCCCAGTCTCTTTGCACCAATTTTTTAAATCGTCTACCATACCTCCCCATGGAGTTCTAATTATAATTTCTTCTTCCCCTTTGATATTTTTCCAAACTTCCATTAATTGAATAAAACCAGATGGGCAAGCATCCTTTATTTCCAACTCCTTCATATACTTATCACTATATCAGAATCTTTAGCCTCAAGTAAAAATGTTACGGCCCCAGATAATTTTACGCCGTCCATTAAATCCTCCTTAGAGAATCCAGCTATTTTTAATCCAGCTTCATCAACATAAAATTCTACACCTTCCTTTATAGCGTCATTAAGTAACTTTTCCGTTTCTCTTACACCTACCTTTTTCATCTTATATTTTGTGTACAGATTAGCAAAAAATCCTATGCTTAATTTTGCCCTACCTCTTACCTTCTTAGTAAATAAAATTACTGCTTGAGAGGTTACAAAGCATTTAACTGTCCAATTTAACGCTCTACCGTCTATTGCTAATACTAATGCATGATAAAATTTTTCAAAACTATTATCTGAAACCAAAATTGTAAGCTTTGGCATTAGGATATATTTGGCCAGTATATTTTAAAATTATAGAATACAATCTAGAACAGTTAAGAGAGTCTACAGTTTATTAAGTATTATTATATTGTTTTTCATTTTATCTTAGAAACGCTTTTTCCTTTATTTAACTTTATAAATTAATTAACTATAACTTATTTTACAGAACTATGACTAGCTTAAAGTTAGTAAGTTTCTGTTTTCAAAAATAGTTTAAGATTATATTTTCTATAAGCTTTATTTAGATTACATAGATATTTTCATACATATTTAATAAAATTTCAATTTCGGACTTAATTAATACTTTGATCGTTTAAAGAAAAT
This genomic window contains:
- the trxA gene encoding thioredoxin — encoded protein: MSELDNLIKEISEKLQRKGEDFLGSKEALTITITDQNINEIISKNKVVLIDFWAQWCSPCHLYEPIFDKVAEKYKGRAIFGRLNVDENPKTADEYQVLNIPTTLIFVDGKVVDSIVGAVDETTLESTLAKYI
- a CDS encoding ATP-binding cassette domain-containing protein, translated to MIETKLEKHFKNFILNSELNDAGIICITGNNGSGKTTFLNLLLGIYKPDKGYVKINNKDITKLPVEKRRIAFVNQDSYIPELTVDSHILWGAKLRKIKIDDNEIKDLKEALGIKFSGKVKNLSLGQKERVAILTAILSKPYFLLVDEAFSNISDKKDFLSKLIEILKKYDIEMIFTTQDLEDVKFSEKHYIMNRGILRKSF
- a CDS encoding aminopeptidase P family protein, with amino-acid sequence MRINKLSNIIEKGCGAIFGSSNIFYFTGYNGAGVLLYCDGVATLLAPLLEENRALETKGVDVKIYYPTKVSEDIQYTSIIDAIEKITSRNSIFADISSLDASTYLRLSSKFELKDISSQISALRSIKDLEELDIIKKSGEITSVAMRIAIDKATEQVNEKQLSGLIDYTMKTEGAEDYAFPSIVASGENSSEPHHIPTDRVIKEGDSVVIDIGAKYQGYCFDSTRTLLVKKFSNDLKKIYEIVLEAQLEAIDAVSDGIKASEIDRIARNVIEKNGFGKYFVHSTGHGVGIDVHESPYISFNSNDVLKKNMVITVEPGIYIKGKYGVRIEDTMIVTSGKPEVLETAYKLL
- a CDS encoding class I adenylate-forming enzyme family protein, with the protein product MSFANLLYEWYKKKPSATFLLGDTNLNYEDATREISSIASNISQGETIVHFEFNSIKSVLHYLAAFWAGAKIVSVDPLTSAEDLKFILEDSQPDRIFADDETYSREKNILKEYRIWKDETKNEFIKPYDYMENEVGLIYYYAGIAGRTMQVLHSANRVGLNSASLYSAINLHNISTILTVPLAHVLGNSVLGIVLEDGGSLYVMKKFDAKQTIDIINKYSMNFLATVPMVYDALIKENGKLDSLELCISTAAPLFPSTINGFKEKFGKDIVQQYGFTEGLVITFQPKEFSKVISIGKPLPNAEIKVVKDDGKEAKLGETGELWVKAPWLMLGYKDIEETAKVFNEGWLKTGDLVSYDSNGLLYFRGIKKRMLKYKGYPIFPRDLEEILKSNSNVIDALVFGEDSGNLGSQPVAKVVVKNRKSNLEEELLNYVNSKVAFYKRLKKIYIVDKIE
- a CDS encoding sulfurtransferase TusA family protein; this translates as MKELEIKDACPSGFIQLMEVWKNIKGEEEIIIRTPWGGMVDDLKNWCKETGNEFLGYEKNGSETLIRLKLKR
- the glnA gene encoding type I glutamate--ammonia ligase, which codes for MPSNAEEALKFLKDNKIEWVDLQFTDLPGRLQHVTIPASDFDENSFKEGFGKLDGSSIRGFTMIYESDMILQPIPQTMSIIPWMNGVARVLTKVYWGGGKGRFERDPRFIAEEAERTQEEQGYTSFFGPELEFFIFDRVDLDVALPQSGTGYKIYARESPWHDNGGFMIRYKEGYYPAPPIDQLMDIRVEAVDTLTKYFGFIIEATHHEVATAGQGEIDFRFSTLADTADKVQTLKYVLKNVAAKHNMVATFMPKPMYGDNGTGMHTHFSLWTKDTKKNLMYDPNDEYAEISQTGRYAIGGILTHARALSAIVSPTVNSYRRLVPGFEAPVYTAWSKSNRSAIIRVPSYYRGMEKAKRIEYRAPDPSTNPYLAFSAILMAALDGVNKKIDPGDPVDENIYHLTPDKRKELGIRELPRSLDEALDELESDNEFLKPVFNSSMLNVYVDLKRDEAKTLQMYPHPMELYYYMDS
- the folE gene encoding GTP cyclohydrolase I; its protein translation is METSLNQEKLVEEIAKRVKEIIELLGDNPNREGIKETPTRVAKALLDMTYGLRTSQPTIKVFKLNEEDDTNYEEDQLILLRDIQFSSLCEHHLLPFIGKIHVAYIVGENGKVAGFSKIIRIVNYYSARPQIQERLVSQIADALMNSDIKPKGVMVMGDALHMCVYVRGVKDKEAKLLSVATRGIFKKDKALVNKVLRMLDSSNKSLSLI
- a CDS encoding DsrE/DsrF/DrsH-like family protein, with amino-acid sequence MPKLTILVSDNSFEKFYHALVLAIDGRALNWTVKCFVTSQAVILFTKKVRGRAKLSIGFFANLYTKYKMKKVGVRETEKLLNDAIKEGVEFYVDEAGLKIAGFSKEDLMDGVKLSGAVTFLLEAKDSDIVISI
- a CDS encoding DUF7343 domain-containing protein: MKGRDIIIDLLSKNGSLLQTDLVKLSGISKSRVSEILSELEKEGIISRKIIAGKSLEVSLKSRIIKIGIIKAAEYPFIMPFYKKLKDSGYSPSIIIYKNGIDVTRDLALGKLDIGFSPVVSQIIFSKAFDIKIIAGGAKGGAGIIGESCEVGSTVLSSMETWTIADFKDVKIVPFNSPEDLVSNFQEKKIKSIAIWEPYLSILKDQGNKISHVFEPVHCCTMAIRSDLDEEKIKNLYESSFSWFLESKDRWIPEYANLIGEDYSIMKKAINNYEFDSYLDLNEVYKYLKKSGIYLP
- a CDS encoding pyridoxal-phosphate dependent enzyme; translated protein: MSKDLHVFQDSIELLEGMWPTPLLKLKVGKDVWAKLEYYNPFSRSIKDRTAWFLFREALDNNANEIVEATSGNVGISLSAFSAIFNKKFTAFIPSVAPKTFKVAMRILGANVIQAGNTTTELLPLVRQYSSSTSALHLNQFVNPVNMLAHYETTAKEIDEQLQSIGKKAERIIATAGTGGHLAGISKYFKEKYRNIEIIGVQPAKGERIPGIKRQDGDGLISSSIIDRIIDITLAEAFQGVKTIARTSGILIGLSAGATIAAYNKICDDKVTVVVFPDDMFKYIDEMADLLDIK
- the moaA gene encoding GTP 3',8-cyclase MoaA; this encodes MIDKYGRPLEDLRITLTHVCNFSCFFCHMEGEGQEKQNGLSLHDIVLVTKVATKFGIKYVKLTGGEPTLRRDLPEIISSIKKVGIKEVSMTTNGVLLNTLAEKLKDAGLDRVNVSLHAIDKVKFKEITGVDAFDKVISGIRKAVEVGLKPVKLNFVVNKKNEEETIEFLKLAEDLGVNEVHLIELHPVGLGKESFSCHESLSKIEEYIKSNSIKSVIRNKHFRPRYYLKSGLIVEMVKPYSNPIFCAGCNRIRLTVDGKLKTCLYKTDKTIDIFSILKADLKDDVKEEVITHAFEIAISIREPNFKYMLYENKQAL
- a CDS encoding serine/threonine protein kinase, whose amino-acid sequence is MNIENIFRTFYTQSKIVRYDGNKYVKKCYGSNVSLKWFFITPLFRSYPYVADPNERMRREIDFLTNPWKGISVPRLIDFDFSENCIVREFIEGKIPATIQDFKLLGKTLRNIHDSGFAMGDTKFENFLINDSVYVIDAEQAIKTDSKEYRAWDLAVFVLFLSYKFLYEIGEYENILREFLISYSPTKEELLYINNLKNIALLSLFPPLHLNILKKTIGELL